One genomic window of Myxococcus virescens includes the following:
- a CDS encoding efflux RND transporter permease subunit: MSILKVSLRRPITVLVLVVAMVFFGVRAAGDIKVDVLPEMNLPVVYIAHTFNGYTPAQMEGYFTKMYVNMMLFTNGIKNIETKNSQGLTLMKLSFYEGTDMGQAVAEINALSNRSQVFLPPGAPPPFIIRFDASSQPVGQLVFRSESKTNNQLQDIANFTARPFLISIPGLTTAPPFGGSPRTIEINIEPEKLRVHNLTPEQVVEAIARQNVTAPSGNVHIGDVTYITPTNSTLRAVEDFGNIPLLKGSVANVYVRDVATVKDGADIATGYALVNGKRSVYLNVAKAGNASTVHVVQQLKESIPRIQSNLPDDVHISYEFDQSVYVVGALKGLIAEGVLGAVLTGLMVLLFLRDMRSALIVIVTIPIAIISGVLFLKLFGQTINIMTLAGLALAVGILVDESTVTIENIHQHLQRGKAVAVAVWDACLEIAFSKLLILLCILAVFAPALTMGGIPGALFRPLALAIGCSMVVSFLLSQSLVPVLANWLLKQHGPPSGGEGASTSPGRVRRVIERMLPHRKWLVSAGVGGLIVLAVVSLQRIGKDVLPRVDSSQLQLRLRAAEGTRIEKTEQVVHQAMGLVEEVVGAGKVRISSAYVGQHPSSFAISPIYLYNAGPHEALLQVAFEGGVGDIDALKDRIRQRVREVMPDVQVAFEPVEITEKILGQGALYPIEVRFSGMKKKVNEKYVGMLLEKLRGIPYLRDQQVQQSLRYPALNVEVDRIRAAQLGIDMQDVTRSLTASTSSSRYTSKNMWVEGMMGIAYDVQVQTPASELNSEQDLAQVPLLKNASRPVLGDVATITPGIAYGETHNLGTMAFASVTANVHGKDLAQARRDVQAAIASMGELPKGVNVQLAGLSVVLDDTMRSLANGLVVAVLVVFLLLAASFQSFRLATVVLTAVPAVVLGAVISLRLTGSTLNLQSYMGIIMAVGVSIANGVLLVASSEQRRKAGANAPLAALEGVSLRVRPILMTTLAMLAGMLPMAIGHGEGGDQMAPLARAVIGGLSASTLMVLFGLPLAFAWAQDAVPTTSRSLDPTDVESEHHALEAA; encoded by the coding sequence ATGAGCATCCTGAAGGTCTCCTTACGAAGGCCCATCACCGTCCTCGTGCTGGTCGTCGCCATGGTCTTCTTTGGTGTGCGTGCGGCCGGAGACATCAAGGTCGACGTCCTGCCGGAGATGAACCTCCCTGTCGTGTACATCGCGCACACCTTCAACGGGTATACGCCGGCACAGATGGAGGGGTATTTCACGAAGATGTACGTGAACATGATGCTGTTCACGAACGGCATCAAGAACATCGAGACGAAGAACTCCCAGGGCCTGACCCTGATGAAGCTTTCGTTCTACGAAGGCACCGACATGGGGCAAGCGGTCGCGGAGATCAACGCGCTCTCGAATCGCTCCCAGGTGTTCCTGCCTCCCGGCGCGCCTCCCCCCTTCATCATCCGCTTCGATGCTTCGTCGCAGCCAGTAGGACAACTGGTGTTCCGCAGCGAGAGCAAGACCAACAACCAGCTCCAGGACATCGCCAACTTCACCGCACGGCCGTTCCTCATCTCCATCCCCGGCCTCACGACGGCGCCCCCGTTCGGCGGCAGCCCGCGCACGATTGAAATCAACATCGAGCCGGAGAAGCTGCGCGTGCACAACCTCACGCCCGAACAGGTCGTGGAGGCCATCGCTCGCCAGAACGTGACGGCTCCCTCCGGGAACGTCCACATCGGCGACGTGACCTACATCACCCCGACCAACAGCACCCTTCGCGCCGTGGAGGACTTCGGGAACATCCCGCTCCTCAAGGGCTCGGTGGCGAACGTCTACGTCCGGGATGTCGCGACCGTGAAGGACGGAGCCGACATCGCCACCGGCTACGCCCTGGTGAACGGCAAGCGCTCCGTCTATCTCAACGTCGCCAAGGCGGGGAATGCCTCGACGGTGCACGTGGTGCAGCAGCTCAAGGAGTCCATCCCCCGAATCCAGAGCAACCTGCCCGACGACGTGCACATCTCCTACGAGTTCGACCAGTCCGTCTACGTGGTGGGGGCCCTCAAGGGGCTGATTGCAGAGGGCGTGCTCGGCGCAGTGCTGACGGGGCTGATGGTCCTGCTGTTCCTGCGTGACATGCGCTCCGCGCTCATCGTCATCGTCACGATTCCCATCGCCATCATCTCCGGCGTGCTGTTCCTCAAGCTGTTTGGCCAGACCATCAACATCATGACCCTGGCCGGCCTGGCGCTCGCAGTTGGCATCCTGGTGGACGAGAGCACGGTGACCATCGAGAACATCCATCAGCACCTCCAGCGCGGCAAGGCGGTGGCGGTGGCGGTGTGGGACGCGTGCCTGGAGATCGCCTTCTCGAAGCTGCTCATCCTGCTGTGCATCCTCGCTGTCTTCGCGCCCGCCCTCACGATGGGCGGAATCCCCGGGGCGCTCTTCCGGCCGCTCGCGCTGGCCATCGGGTGCTCGATGGTCGTCTCCTTCCTGCTCTCGCAGTCACTGGTGCCGGTGCTGGCGAACTGGCTGCTCAAGCAGCACGGTCCGCCCTCGGGCGGCGAGGGCGCCAGCACCTCCCCTGGGCGCGTGCGCCGCGTGATTGAACGCATGCTGCCGCACAGGAAGTGGCTCGTCTCGGCAGGCGTGGGAGGCCTCATCGTCCTGGCGGTGGTCTCGCTCCAGCGCATTGGCAAGGACGTGCTGCCGAGAGTCGACTCCAGCCAGCTCCAGCTGCGGCTCCGCGCGGCGGAGGGAACCCGAATCGAGAAGACCGAGCAGGTCGTCCACCAGGCCATGGGCCTCGTCGAAGAAGTCGTGGGCGCCGGGAAGGTCCGAATCTCCTCGGCCTACGTGGGCCAGCACCCCTCATCGTTCGCCATCAGCCCCATCTATCTCTACAACGCGGGCCCCCACGAGGCGCTCCTCCAGGTCGCCTTCGAGGGCGGCGTCGGCGACATCGACGCGTTGAAGGACCGCATCCGGCAGCGCGTGCGCGAGGTGATGCCAGATGTCCAGGTCGCGTTCGAGCCTGTGGAAATCACGGAGAAGATTCTCGGTCAGGGCGCGCTGTATCCCATCGAGGTCCGGTTCTCCGGGATGAAGAAGAAGGTCAACGAGAAGTACGTGGGGATGCTGCTCGAGAAGCTCCGGGGCATCCCCTATCTGCGAGACCAGCAGGTGCAGCAGTCGCTGCGCTACCCGGCCCTGAACGTGGAGGTGGACCGGATTCGCGCGGCCCAGCTGGGCATCGACATGCAGGACGTCACGCGCTCCCTGACCGCGTCCACGTCGTCCTCGCGCTACACGTCCAAGAACATGTGGGTCGAGGGCATGATGGGCATCGCCTACGACGTGCAGGTCCAGACGCCCGCGAGCGAGCTGAACAGCGAGCAGGACCTGGCGCAGGTGCCGCTGTTGAAGAACGCGAGCCGCCCCGTCCTCGGGGACGTGGCGACCATCACCCCTGGCATCGCGTACGGGGAGACGCACAACCTGGGGACCATGGCGTTCGCCTCGGTGACCGCGAATGTCCACGGCAAGGACCTGGCGCAGGCCCGGCGCGACGTGCAGGCGGCGATTGCATCCATGGGCGAGCTGCCCAAGGGCGTCAACGTGCAGTTGGCGGGACTCTCCGTCGTCCTCGACGACACCATGCGCAGCCTCGCAAACGGGCTGGTGGTCGCGGTCCTGGTCGTCTTCCTGCTGCTCGCGGCCAGCTTCCAGTCGTTCCGGTTGGCCACCGTGGTCCTGACGGCGGTGCCGGCCGTCGTGCTGGGCGCGGTCATCTCCCTGCGACTCACCGGCTCCACGCTCAACCTCCAGTCCTACATGGGCATCATCATGGCCGTCGGTGTCTCCATCGCCAACGGCGTGTTGCTGGTGGCCAGCTCCGAGCAGCGCCGGAAGGCGGGCGCGAACGCGCCCCTCGCCGCGCTCGAAGGCGTATCGCTGCGCGTGCGCCCCATCTTGATGACGACGCTGGCAATGCTCGCGGGAATGCTGCCCATGGCCATCGGGCATGGGGAGGGCGGCGACCAGATGGCCCCCCTGGCGCGAGCAGTGATTGGCGGCCTGAGCGCGTCGACGCTGATGGTGCTGTTCGGCCTGCCGCTCGCGTTCGCCTGGGCGCAGGACGCGGTCCCTACGACGTCCCGGTCTCTTGACCCTACCGATGTGGAGAGTGAACACCATGCCCTGGAAGCTGCCTGA
- a CDS encoding TolC family protein, whose translation MYGFALLSRGAAAISGFGAVLAVALSPAEALAQTLTLRESLDTALHNYGDIRATQSRRDAAEHDVSYTRKTYLPDVVLSAQQTFGTVNALHGTLYSPGGPSNASTSLPLPEQNWNAAFGALYSVLVHWNVSTFGRLDRQIELSERTHELKQRELELARFQHGVRVTHAYLNLSTAQRITHIQKQSVARFEVVLESVQSHAENGLVPGVDVSFARAELANARSLQLKAYDAELLASKELAVLMGVPFREFQLEPTFHQSTPEPGAPAHVAPGHPVLGVHEGQVLRGEQEKKVAAAEGLPTLFAFGMLQGRGSGFRSSYAQDPGAFSSGYLGGVGIDRGNTLVGLGLSWNLASVLRSFSSEAARDARTRALRQEQELATQELVAQARFAEHKFTLAREVSHHAVLQRDAAEEGFRQSKARYDSGLGTIVELTQATFSATRGEVDLELAQNGIWQALLLKSAATGDLNEFLQQVRGVKKQ comes from the coding sequence ACAACTACGGCGACATCCGCGCGACACAGTCTCGTCGCGACGCGGCCGAACATGATGTGTCATACACCCGGAAGACCTATCTCCCCGACGTCGTGCTGTCGGCGCAGCAGACATTCGGCACCGTGAATGCCCTGCATGGGACGCTCTATTCCCCTGGCGGTCCCTCCAATGCATCGACCAGCCTCCCGTTGCCGGAGCAGAACTGGAACGCGGCGTTCGGCGCCTTGTATTCGGTGCTCGTCCACTGGAACGTCTCCACCTTCGGCCGTCTCGACCGGCAGATTGAGCTGTCGGAGAGGACGCACGAACTGAAACAGCGCGAGCTCGAGCTCGCGCGGTTCCAGCACGGGGTTCGCGTCACCCACGCGTACCTCAACCTATCGACCGCGCAGCGCATCACCCACATCCAGAAGCAGAGCGTGGCGCGCTTCGAGGTCGTGCTCGAGTCCGTCCAGAGCCACGCCGAGAACGGATTGGTCCCCGGGGTGGATGTCTCCTTCGCGCGCGCCGAACTCGCCAACGCCAGGTCCCTCCAGCTCAAGGCCTATGACGCCGAACTCCTGGCATCGAAGGAGCTCGCCGTCCTGATGGGCGTTCCGTTTCGCGAGTTCCAGCTCGAGCCGACGTTCCACCAGTCGACGCCCGAGCCCGGCGCGCCAGCGCACGTCGCGCCCGGGCATCCCGTCCTCGGAGTGCACGAAGGGCAGGTTCTCCGCGGCGAGCAGGAAAAGAAAGTGGCCGCGGCCGAGGGCCTGCCCACGCTCTTCGCCTTCGGCATGTTGCAGGGGCGCGGCTCGGGCTTTCGCTCCAGCTACGCGCAGGACCCGGGCGCGTTCTCGAGCGGGTACCTCGGCGGGGTTGGCATCGATCGGGGCAACACCCTTGTCGGGTTGGGATTGAGCTGGAACCTCGCCTCCGTGCTGCGCAGCTTCTCCAGCGAGGCAGCGCGGGACGCGCGCACCCGCGCGCTCCGCCAGGAGCAGGAGCTGGCCACCCAGGAGCTGGTTGCCCAGGCGCGCTTCGCCGAGCACAAGTTCACCCTGGCGCGAGAGGTGAGCCACCACGCCGTGCTGCAACGGGACGCCGCCGAAGAAGGGTTCCGGCAGAGCAAGGCCCGCTACGACAGTGGGCTCGGGACGATTGTCGAGCTCACCCAGGCGACCTTCTCCGCGACCCGGGGCGAGGTCGACCTCGAGCTCGCCCAGAACGGCATCTGGCAAGCCCTTCTCCTCAAGTCGGCCGCGACCGGTGACCTCAACGAATTCTTGCAGCAGGTCCGTGGAGTGAAGAAGCAATGA
- a CDS encoding efflux RND transporter periplasmic adaptor subunit, whose protein sequence is MRTRANRWCILLTLGGLASVSGCRTAEPSMEATVPTARTATETFRVEASRLASNLRLPAELVADQTVDVYAKVNSYVKHLRVDIGDVVKKGDLLVTLEAPEIEAQLASARARWAAMEALHVASKASYERTVRTSATEGAVAHDALDQARAKEQADAAQVVAAKAHYDELLAMRSYLVMRAPFDGVVTERNVELGTYVGPSGRGSHKPMLVVRTVQKLRLHVSIPEAYSPYVQVGEAVKFTIRSLPGREFSARITRRAGALDAALRAERIEADVDNPDGALLPLMVADASIALSSQGPTVMVPRTALVESGMGTYVLRVQDGAAKRVPISRGMRAGEKVEVFGAIETGDVLVLKASEEMKDGMAVAGG, encoded by the coding sequence ATGCGTACACGAGCGAACCGCTGGTGCATCCTGCTGACCCTCGGTGGGTTGGCGAGTGTGAGCGGCTGCCGGACCGCGGAGCCCTCCATGGAGGCCACCGTGCCCACCGCGCGCACAGCCACGGAGACCTTCCGGGTCGAGGCATCCCGGCTGGCGTCGAACCTGCGACTGCCGGCCGAGCTGGTCGCGGACCAGACGGTGGACGTGTACGCGAAGGTCAACAGCTACGTGAAGCACCTCCGAGTGGATATCGGCGACGTCGTCAAGAAGGGCGACCTGCTGGTGACGCTCGAAGCGCCGGAGATTGAAGCGCAGCTCGCATCCGCCAGGGCGCGATGGGCCGCGATGGAGGCGCTCCATGTCGCGTCGAAGGCAAGCTACGAGCGCACCGTGCGGACCAGCGCGACCGAGGGCGCCGTGGCCCACGACGCGCTCGACCAGGCGCGGGCGAAGGAGCAGGCGGATGCCGCGCAGGTGGTCGCCGCCAAGGCGCACTACGACGAGCTGCTGGCCATGCGGAGCTACCTGGTGATGCGGGCACCATTCGATGGCGTCGTGACGGAACGGAACGTGGAGCTCGGGACCTACGTGGGCCCCTCGGGCCGGGGCTCGCACAAGCCGATGCTGGTGGTGCGGACCGTCCAGAAGCTCCGGCTCCACGTGTCGATTCCAGAGGCGTACAGCCCCTATGTCCAGGTGGGTGAGGCAGTGAAGTTCACCATACGCTCGCTCCCGGGGCGCGAGTTCTCCGCGCGCATCACCCGGAGGGCGGGGGCACTCGACGCGGCACTCCGCGCGGAGCGAATCGAGGCGGACGTCGACAATCCGGACGGGGCGCTCTTGCCCTTGATGGTCGCCGACGCGAGCATTGCGCTCTCCTCGCAGGGCCCCACCGTCATGGTTCCCCGGACGGCGCTGGTGGAGAGCGGAATGGGCACCTACGTCCTGCGGGTGCAGGATGGCGCGGCGAAGCGCGTGCCTATCTCGCGCGGCATGCGTGCCGGCGAGAAGGTCGAGGTGTTCGGCGCGATTGAGACTGGAGACGTGCTCGTGCTGAAGGCGTCGGAGGAGATGAAGGACGGAATGGCCGTTGCCGGTGGCTGA
- a CDS encoding GNAT family N-acetyltransferase: MPKAKTPKPPDSLEVRVRRIHRRDLNRTWEFLKLVFRDVNRETVEYQRPRSKRRFLEVYTSEWIEQLLYEVDGSIVGYSECAFEATGDDNWVNPRWFEKRGMRPLFVEELAVHPDYQGRGVGSFMLDQLQHLARTRGCTHLVLEVAENNESALTWYRTRSFYKLDAAIFMAQKVPGEPDLLPPRRLKRRQKPTAETGTPSTGPMPETAPTRAAARKGRAPAARKKSS; the protein is encoded by the coding sequence ATGCCGAAGGCCAAGACTCCCAAACCCCCGGACTCACTCGAAGTCCGAGTGCGCCGCATCCACAGGCGGGACCTGAACCGGACCTGGGAGTTCCTCAAGCTCGTCTTCCGGGACGTGAACCGGGAGACGGTGGAGTACCAGCGGCCTCGCTCCAAGCGGCGATTCCTGGAGGTCTACACCTCGGAGTGGATCGAACAGCTCCTCTATGAGGTGGACGGTAGCATCGTCGGTTACTCGGAGTGCGCCTTCGAGGCCACCGGGGACGACAACTGGGTGAACCCCCGCTGGTTCGAGAAGCGGGGCATGCGGCCGCTCTTCGTGGAGGAGCTGGCGGTGCACCCGGACTACCAGGGGCGGGGCGTGGGCAGCTTCATGTTGGATCAGCTCCAGCACCTGGCCCGGACGCGGGGCTGCACGCACCTGGTCCTGGAGGTGGCGGAGAACAACGAGTCCGCCCTGACGTGGTACCGGACGCGGAGCTTCTACAAGCTGGATGCCGCCATCTTCATGGCGCAGAAGGTGCCCGGCGAACCGGACCTGCTGCCGCCGCGCCGGTTGAAGCGCCGGCAGAAGCCCACCGCGGAGACGGGGACTCCCTCGACGGGCCCCATGCCGGAAACCGCGCCCACCCGGGCGGCGGCACGCAAGGGGCGCGCGCCCGCGGCGAGGAAGAAGAGCAGCTGA
- a CDS encoding ammonium transporter — protein MKKWMAMALLVGVGVAGLLVEPAAQLKQGGPINTADTAWILTATALVLLMTPGLSFFYGGMVRLKNVVSTLLQSFIAMAVISLIWVVVGFSLCFGDSFHGLIGDPRTFFMFSGVGGETHPDLAPTIPLMLFALFQLKFAIITPALITGAFAERVRFKAYVLFMVLFTLVIYAPLAHWTWHPEGFLRQWGVLDFAGGTVVHMSAGFAALAGALVLGRRKVHVENTTHAPANIPFVMLGTGMLWFGWFGFNAGSAMSASSLATLAFATTNTASAAAMLGWIAFDWLRGRKPSAMGACIGAVVGLVAVTPAAGFITVGQSIFVGLVASFVSNAAVHFKNRTSVDDTLDVFPCHGLGGVVGMVLTGVLAKDVGLIHGETRTFMMHLLALVLVSVFSFAGAFLLYKLVDRIVPLRVTREHEEEGLDLSQHGETVGESIIAPAPQPTFTATTAVAPEPAPDASRLPQPA, from the coding sequence ATGAAGAAGTGGATGGCGATGGCCCTTCTCGTGGGTGTGGGTGTGGCGGGGTTGCTGGTCGAACCGGCGGCGCAGTTGAAGCAAGGGGGGCCCATCAACACCGCGGACACGGCGTGGATCCTCACAGCCACTGCGTTGGTGCTGCTGATGACGCCGGGCCTGTCCTTCTTCTACGGCGGCATGGTGCGACTGAAGAACGTGGTGTCCACGCTGCTGCAGAGCTTCATCGCCATGGCGGTCATCAGCCTGATCTGGGTGGTGGTGGGCTTCAGCCTGTGCTTCGGCGACAGCTTCCACGGGCTCATCGGCGACCCGCGAACCTTCTTCATGTTCAGCGGCGTGGGCGGTGAGACGCACCCGGACCTGGCGCCCACCATCCCCTTGATGCTGTTCGCGCTGTTCCAGCTCAAGTTCGCCATCATCACCCCGGCGCTCATCACCGGCGCGTTCGCGGAGCGCGTGCGCTTCAAGGCATACGTGCTCTTCATGGTGCTCTTCACGCTCGTCATCTACGCGCCGCTGGCGCACTGGACGTGGCACCCGGAGGGCTTCCTCCGTCAGTGGGGCGTGCTCGACTTCGCGGGCGGCACGGTGGTGCACATGTCCGCGGGCTTCGCGGCGCTGGCTGGCGCGCTGGTGCTGGGCCGCCGCAAGGTGCACGTGGAGAACACGACGCACGCGCCCGCCAACATCCCCTTCGTGATGCTGGGCACGGGCATGCTGTGGTTCGGCTGGTTCGGCTTCAACGCGGGCTCGGCGATGTCGGCCTCGTCGCTGGCCACGCTGGCCTTCGCCACCACCAACACGGCGTCCGCGGCGGCGATGCTGGGATGGATTGCCTTCGACTGGCTGCGCGGCCGCAAGCCCAGCGCCATGGGCGCGTGCATCGGCGCGGTGGTGGGCCTGGTGGCGGTGACGCCCGCGGCCGGCTTCATCACCGTGGGGCAGAGCATCTTCGTGGGTCTGGTCGCCAGCTTCGTGAGCAACGCGGCGGTGCACTTCAAGAACCGCACCTCCGTTGACGACACGCTGGACGTCTTCCCCTGCCACGGCCTGGGCGGCGTGGTGGGCATGGTGCTGACGGGCGTGCTGGCCAAGGACGTGGGCCTCATCCACGGTGAGACGCGCACCTTCATGATGCACCTGCTGGCGCTGGTGCTGGTGTCGGTGTTCTCCTTCGCCGGCGCGTTCCTGCTCTACAAGTTGGTGGACCGCATCGTCCCGCTGCGCGTCACCCGCGAGCATGAGGAAGAAGGCCTGGACCTGAGCCAGCACGGCGAGACGGTGGGCGAGTCCATCATCGCGCCCGCGCCGCAGCCCACATTCACCGCGACGACGGCGGTCGCCCCCGAGCCGGCGCCGGACGCCTCCCGCCTGCCTCAGCCCGCCTGA